The following proteins come from a genomic window of Shewanella halifaxensis HAW-EB4:
- the pstA gene encoding phosphate ABC transporter permease PstA: MLKRPLISRDNQDRLMLATIWSAAATTVLFLLWVVWHILSNGLAHVSWEFITGAYTRIGEASGIWAMIISTIYMVGLSLAFAAPIGIMTAIYLTEYAAPDSRIVKVIRFCTESLAGIPSIVYGLFGMTFFVTTLGLGFSILSGALTLAMLILPVIIRTTEEALLSVPMSYREGGYALGSSKIYTICRLVLPSALPGIVTSIILSTGRVIGESAPVFLTAGMVTQIPESVLESGRTLTVHLYKLTQELFTQNEWDQAYATATVLIVLVLILNLATKVIASRLNKSS; this comes from the coding sequence ATGTTGAAACGACCACTTATCTCACGTGACAACCAAGATAGATTAATGCTAGCAACCATCTGGTCTGCCGCAGCAACAACAGTGCTATTCTTGCTTTGGGTGGTATGGCACATATTAAGTAATGGGCTAGCCCACGTTAGCTGGGAGTTTATTACAGGAGCCTATACTCGCATTGGTGAGGCATCTGGGATTTGGGCGATGATCATCTCTACCATCTACATGGTTGGCTTATCACTCGCCTTCGCAGCTCCCATCGGCATTATGACTGCCATCTATTTAACCGAATATGCTGCGCCTGACAGCCGTATAGTAAAAGTGATCCGCTTCTGCACAGAGTCGTTAGCCGGTATTCCCTCCATCGTTTACGGCCTCTTTGGTATGACGTTCTTTGTCACCACGCTTGGGCTGGGCTTCTCGATTCTTTCGGGAGCACTAACCTTAGCGATGCTGATTTTACCTGTGATCATCCGCACCACGGAGGAAGCCCTATTATCTGTGCCTATGAGTTACCGCGAAGGTGGCTATGCATTGGGTAGTTCTAAGATCTACACCATCTGCCGCTTAGTGTTACCAAGCGCACTCCCTGGGATTGTGACTTCTATTATCTTGAGTACGGGTAGAGTTATTGGTGAATCAGCACCAGTATTTTTAACCGCAGGCATGGTGACTCAAATACCTGAGTCAGTACTTGAGTCTGGCCGCACCTTGACAGTGCACCTTTATAAACTGACCCAAGAGCTATTTACTCAAAATGAATGGGATCAGGCCTATGCCACGGCGACCGTTCTGATTGTGTTGGTACTTATTTTAAATCTGGCGACCAAAGTGATTGCCTCTCGTTTAAATAAATCATCTTAG
- the hpf gene encoding ribosome hibernation-promoting factor, HPF/YfiA family, whose product MSIKITARGFELPDYLEQTIKEAFVKFDKFKISFYSKDVFMKLEPGHLFIVEIATKSDLGKIDSKGEANELMDAFNEAFDRLDRQLIKHKEKPYAHRSEKCEKEKERLINEEEKEEETLRKL is encoded by the coding sequence ATGAGCATTAAAATTACCGCACGTGGATTTGAACTTCCTGACTACTTAGAGCAAACCATTAAAGAAGCATTTGTAAAATTCGATAAGTTTAAAATATCCTTCTATAGCAAAGATGTATTCATGAAGCTTGAACCCGGCCATCTGTTTATTGTAGAAATTGCGACTAAGTCTGATCTTGGGAAAATAGATTCAAAGGGGGAAGCGAATGAACTTATGGATGCATTTAATGAAGCGTTTGATCGTTTAGACCGTCAGCTTATTAAACATAAAGAAAAACCATATGCTCATCGTTCTGAGAAATGTGAAAAAGAAAAAGAGCGCCTGATTAATGAAGAAGAAAAAGAAGAAGAGACATTAAGAAAGCTATAA
- the ccoG gene encoding cytochrome c oxidase accessory protein CcoG, giving the protein MSADQNKKEFSKTERIKIHQPDASKADRFNPRNRIYVRAVEGLWTTLRRRLGWIAMLFFLLLPWIPWGDRQAVWFNLAEQKFHVFGLTIWPQDFTLLAALLMIAAFGLFFITTYLGRVWCGYTCPQTVWTFIFIWFEEKLEGSRNKRIKLDQMPWSFNKLWRKTAKHTSWLLISLLTAMTFVSYFVPTSEVYKEVFTLNANGGVYFWVIFFTLATYGNAGWMREIMCLHMCPYARFQSAMFDKNTYIVGYDAQRGEARGPRSRKADPKAMGLGDCIDCDLCVQVCPTGIDIRNGLQYECINCGACIDACDTTMTRMGYEKGLISYTTENKLEGIKEKVLRPKLVGYGVVLSVMIVIFIYATATIAPIRIDVIRDRNLLFRETDLGLVENTFTLKILNKTENTHLYSMSVEGLANYDWIGPQQVSIKGGEVLTLPISIAVDPVDLSRAMTHINFKVVTKGGEIEAKQESRFFSN; this is encoded by the coding sequence ATGAGCGCAGATCAAAATAAAAAAGAGTTCTCAAAAACTGAAAGAATCAAGATCCACCAACCCGATGCAAGTAAAGCTGACCGCTTTAATCCGCGTAACCGTATCTATGTTAGAGCCGTAGAAGGGTTATGGACAACTCTACGTCGTCGTTTGGGCTGGATAGCTATGCTGTTCTTTTTACTCTTGCCGTGGATCCCTTGGGGTGACCGTCAAGCTGTTTGGTTTAATCTTGCAGAGCAAAAATTCCATGTCTTTGGCTTAACTATATGGCCACAAGATTTTACCTTGTTAGCCGCGCTATTGATGATTGCGGCATTTGGTTTGTTTTTTATCACCACATACTTAGGCAGGGTATGGTGTGGCTATACCTGTCCGCAGACGGTTTGGACTTTTATCTTTATCTGGTTTGAAGAAAAGTTAGAAGGCTCACGCAATAAGCGTATCAAGCTCGACCAGATGCCATGGAGTTTCAACAAACTATGGCGAAAGACGGCTAAACACACATCTTGGTTGCTAATCTCTTTGCTTACCGCAATGACATTTGTGTCTTACTTTGTGCCGACAAGTGAAGTCTATAAAGAAGTATTTACTCTAAATGCCAATGGCGGGGTTTATTTCTGGGTTATCTTCTTCACCCTTGCGACTTATGGTAATGCAGGTTGGATGCGTGAAATCATGTGTCTGCATATGTGTCCTTATGCCCGATTCCAGTCTGCGATGTTTGATAAGAACACTTATATAGTGGGTTATGATGCTCAGCGTGGTGAAGCGCGTGGGCCAAGATCAAGAAAAGCTGACCCTAAAGCGATGGGTTTAGGTGACTGTATCGATTGTGACTTATGTGTTCAGGTATGCCCGACAGGAATCGATATTCGTAATGGTTTACAGTATGAGTGCATTAACTGCGGTGCTTGTATTGATGCATGTGATACGACTATGACGCGTATGGGCTACGAAAAAGGTCTGATTAGTTACACCACAGAAAATAAGCTAGAAGGAATTAAAGAGAAAGTACTTAGGCCAAAGCTTGTTGGTTATGGTGTAGTGCTTTCAGTGATGATAGTTATCTTTATCTATGCAACTGCAACGATAGCGCCAATTAGAATTGATGTTATCAGAGATAGGAATCTGTTATTTAGAGAAACAGACCTAGGGTTGGTTGAGAACACCTTTACTCTGAAGATCCTTAATAAAACTGAAAATACCCACCTATATAGTATGAGTGTTGAAGGGTTGGCCAACTATGATTGGATTGGTCCACAGCAAGTTAGTATAAAAGGTGGCGAAGTGCTTACCTTACCTATTAGCATCGCAGTAGACCCTGTAGATCTATCCAGAGCGATGACTCATATCAACTTTAAAGTCGTTACAAAAGGCGGCGAAATAGAAGCAAAGCAAGAATCACGCTTCTTTAGTAACTAG
- a CDS encoding DUF2061 domain-containing protein produces the protein MIKTMTFAILHFSVAFTITYLLTGSVVIGGAVALIEPAVNTVVFYFHEKVWKGIESKNALEAVST, from the coding sequence ATGATTAAAACCATGACTTTCGCGATTCTTCACTTTAGTGTCGCTTTTACTATTACCTATCTTTTAACTGGAAGCGTAGTCATTGGTGGCGCAGTAGCCTTAATCGAACCTGCCGTGAATACCGTTGTTTTCTACTTCCATGAAAAAGTGTGGAAAGGTATCGAGTCTAAAAACGCACTGGAAGCTGTGTCCACCTAA
- the pstC gene encoding phosphate ABC transporter permease subunit PstC, with translation MTTASKTLVKELQLAPAKSYDWKEMSFHILFLCSAMVGVLSVATIGWFVFSEGLPAFKEAGVSQMILGKEWLPPALFGLLPMMVASLISTAGAVIIGVPIALLTAVFLAELAPNWLANIIRPAVELLAGIPSVVYGFFGLVIIVPAIETIFNIPAGNTILAGVIVLAMMILPTVITISETSLRALPPTYKEGALALGASHIYSIFKVLIPAARSGIYTGIALGVARAIGETMAIIMVMGNAPAMPGSILEPARTLTANIAMEMSYATGIHASALYSTGIVLLAFIVLLNGSLLYLNRKRAH, from the coding sequence ATGACTACGGCTAGTAAAACCCTAGTAAAAGAGCTGCAACTTGCTCCAGCAAAATCATACGACTGGAAAGAGATGAGTTTCCACATACTCTTCCTATGTAGCGCTATGGTAGGGGTATTGTCAGTTGCAACCATAGGATGGTTTGTTTTTAGCGAAGGCTTACCCGCTTTTAAAGAAGCCGGCGTTTCGCAAATGATATTAGGCAAGGAGTGGCTACCACCAGCCCTTTTCGGCCTGCTTCCTATGATGGTTGCATCACTTATTTCAACGGCTGGAGCCGTAATAATCGGGGTGCCTATCGCGCTGCTTACAGCGGTTTTTCTAGCCGAATTAGCTCCCAACTGGTTAGCCAACATTATTCGACCCGCAGTAGAGCTATTGGCAGGTATCCCCTCTGTTGTGTATGGCTTCTTTGGCTTGGTCATTATCGTGCCAGCCATCGAGACCATTTTTAATATTCCTGCCGGTAACACCATTCTTGCAGGCGTTATCGTTCTGGCCATGATGATCTTGCCGACGGTCATTACTATTTCAGAAACATCGCTACGCGCCCTACCACCAACCTATAAAGAGGGCGCACTGGCACTCGGTGCATCGCATATCTACAGCATCTTTAAAGTGCTTATACCAGCAGCAAGAAGCGGCATTTATACCGGTATAGCCTTAGGTGTGGCCCGTGCCATCGGCGAAACCATGGCCATTATTATGGTGATGGGTAATGCCCCTGCAATGCCCGGTTCTATTCTAGAGCCAGCAAGAACCCTAACCGCCAATATCGCGATGGAGATGTCATACGCTACAGGTATTCATGCCAGTGCGCTTTATTCAACAGGCATAGTATTGCTGGCCTTTATCGTATTACTTAACGGTTCACTGCTTTACCTCAACCGAAAGCGAGCTCACTAA
- a CDS encoding GMP reductase, with protein MRIEQDLKLGFKDVLIRPKRSTLKSRSQVDLNRQFTFKHSGKTWSGVPIIAANMDSVASFKMAISLAKHNVMTAVHKHYSVEQWGEFVSSQTADVLKHVMVSSGTSDADFIKLSEILAMSEELNFICIDIANGYSEHLVDYVRKVRQAHPQAVISAGNVVTGDMVEELIIAGADIVKVGIGPGSVCTTRVKTGVGYPQLSAIIECADAAHGLGGQIIGDGGCSCAGDVAKAFGGGADFVMLGGMLAGHEQSGGEVIEQDGKMMVKFYGMSSQSAMDKHSGGVAKYRAAEGKTVLLPFRGSVDNTINDIMGGVRSTCTYVGAASLKELTKRTTFIRVQEQENNVYGKE; from the coding sequence ATGCGTATTGAACAAGATCTAAAGTTAGGTTTTAAAGATGTTCTTATCCGACCTAAGCGTTCAACGTTGAAGAGCCGTTCTCAAGTAGACTTAAACCGTCAATTTACTTTCAAGCATAGTGGTAAAACCTGGTCAGGTGTCCCCATTATTGCCGCTAACATGGATTCTGTAGCCAGCTTTAAGATGGCCATTAGCCTAGCCAAGCACAATGTGATGACAGCTGTTCATAAGCATTACAGTGTTGAACAATGGGGTGAGTTTGTATCCAGCCAAACTGCAGATGTACTAAAGCACGTTATGGTTTCAAGCGGTACTTCTGATGCTGACTTTATCAAGTTAAGTGAAATTCTAGCGATGTCAGAGGAGCTCAACTTTATCTGTATCGATATCGCTAACGGCTACTCAGAACACCTGGTTGATTACGTTCGTAAAGTGAGACAGGCTCATCCACAAGCCGTGATCAGTGCGGGCAATGTGGTTACTGGCGACATGGTTGAAGAGCTAATTATTGCTGGCGCAGATATCGTAAAAGTCGGTATTGGCCCAGGCTCGGTATGTACCACGCGCGTTAAAACTGGTGTTGGCTATCCACAGCTTTCAGCTATCATCGAGTGTGCAGACGCAGCCCATGGCCTAGGTGGCCAAATCATTGGTGACGGCGGTTGTAGCTGCGCTGGTGATGTGGCTAAAGCCTTCGGTGGCGGCGCTGACTTTGTCATGCTTGGCGGTATGCTAGCGGGTCACGAACAGAGTGGCGGAGAAGTCATTGAGCAAGATGGTAAGATGATGGTGAAGTTCTATGGCATGTCTTCACAGTCTGCTATGGATAAGCACTCAGGCGGTGTCGCTAAGTACCGTGCAGCAGAAGGCAAAACGGTATTACTACCATTTAGAGGCAGCGTAGATAATACGATTAATGACATCATGGGCGGTGTACGTTCAACTTGTACCTATGTTGGTGCGGCATCTCTAAAAGAGCTCACTAAGCGCACTACGTTTATTCGTGTTCAAGAACAAGAAAACAACGTTTACGGTAAAGAGTAA
- a CDS encoding phosphate ABC transporter substrate-binding protein, translating to MKKVFGLLTAVGLMTTPLAQASTVTISGSTSVAHVMEVLAENYQNTTNTNVEVQSTGSSAGIRAAKDGTSMIGMSSRNVKESELNSSTKEIVIARDGIAAAVNKANPVKNLTQEQISKIYRGEIKNWSEVGGESRPIVVVTRENGSGTRGAFEEIMKLQRTINGHKVTAISPTAQVGNGNGMIKTIVANNPYAIGYISLGSVDSSLRAIDVNGVTATDESIAAGDYQIARPFILLIDKNAPDNANDFINYILSEDGQNIVAKEGYIRVQ from the coding sequence ATGAAAAAAGTATTTGGCTTGTTAACCGCAGTAGGTCTAATGACTACACCACTTGCCCAGGCAAGCACAGTAACAATATCAGGTTCAACATCTGTAGCCCATGTAATGGAAGTGCTTGCAGAAAATTATCAAAACACCACTAACACTAACGTTGAAGTACAAAGTACTGGCTCATCGGCTGGCATTCGTGCAGCAAAAGATGGTACCAGCATGATTGGTATGTCTTCACGCAACGTAAAAGAAAGCGAGCTCAACAGCAGTACTAAAGAGATCGTCATCGCTCGTGACGGTATTGCGGCTGCGGTGAACAAAGCTAACCCGGTAAAGAATCTCACCCAAGAGCAGATATCAAAAATCTACCGTGGTGAGATTAAAAACTGGAGCGAAGTCGGCGGAGAATCTCGTCCTATCGTGGTGGTAACCCGTGAAAACGGCTCGGGAACTCGCGGTGCATTTGAAGAGATCATGAAGCTACAACGCACGATTAACGGCCACAAGGTCACCGCAATTTCACCAACGGCTCAAGTGGGTAACGGTAATGGCATGATTAAAACCATTGTTGCCAATAACCCTTATGCCATCGGTTACATCTCCCTAGGCAGTGTTGATAGCAGTCTACGTGCAATTGATGTCAACGGTGTAACAGCAACAGATGAAAGCATTGCGGCAGGCGACTACCAAATTGCCCGTCCGTTTATCTTGTTAATTGATAAAAATGCCCCAGATAATGCCAATGACTTTATTAATTACATCCTATCTGAAGATGGCCAAAACATAGTGGCTAAAGAAGGCTATATCCGCGTTCAGTAA
- a CDS encoding helix-turn-helix transcriptional regulator yields the protein MNWEKFSKWQYQLIEAMTRREIKGEDFSYLSDCLQVDAITITIIDTSLKRQQTWSPEISDNDIRFYQQHWRHDIFLNAYLRKGLINSSQIMESLVAPARVQDDNWCESLLPYMHYRSTIGLLLGINQHLYLFFTAHHLNKEFNRGTRRLHEKLGHSMQPWVNAFHAKQLADTEQDKALCRCQKDFPITTEQQPVKLTPAEYQVLSLLMGGHSGSDIADIRRVSKETVKSQIKSVLHKTGSKHQNQLLWRYNHDQLLVTIGFNS from the coding sequence GTGAATTGGGAAAAGTTTTCCAAATGGCAGTATCAATTGATAGAGGCCATGACTCGCAGAGAGATTAAGGGAGAAGATTTTAGTTACCTTTCAGACTGTCTACAGGTCGATGCCATTACCATCACAATTATTGATACCAGCTTAAAGCGGCAACAGACCTGGTCGCCTGAAATCTCCGACAACGATATTCGGTTTTATCAGCAACATTGGCGACACGATATCTTTCTCAACGCCTATCTACGCAAAGGTCTTATCAATAGCTCACAAATAATGGAGAGTTTGGTCGCACCCGCTCGAGTTCAAGATGATAACTGGTGTGAAAGCCTTCTACCTTATATGCATTACCGCTCAACCATAGGCCTGCTTTTAGGGATAAATCAGCACCTATACCTGTTTTTTACCGCTCATCACCTCAATAAAGAGTTTAACCGTGGCACACGACGGTTACATGAGAAACTAGGACACTCGATGCAGCCATGGGTCAACGCCTTTCACGCCAAACAGTTAGCCGACACGGAGCAGGATAAAGCGCTGTGCCGCTGTCAGAAAGACTTCCCCATCACGACCGAACAGCAACCAGTAAAGCTCACCCCCGCCGAATATCAGGTGTTAAGCCTATTAATGGGTGGCCACTCAGGCTCCGATATCGCCGATATACGTCGTGTCAGCAAGGAAACCGTTAAGAGTCAGATAAAAAGCGTATTACACAAAACCGGATCTAAACACCAAAACCAGCTTTTGTGGCGCTACAACCACGACCAACTACTAGTAACAATTGGCTTTAACAGTTAA
- a CDS encoding potassium/proton antiporter, whose translation MTTEMIMIGMSVLILVGILLHHPSRTLGIPSLLIFMGVGLMLGNGEFNFVYDDLDKTAWIGGLALNIIVFVGGINTSTDKIKVAYKEGGILASFGVLFTTLIFGVILYWLLDFNFITCLLFAAIVSSTDAAAVFSILESKKLKLKEQTDTVLEFESATNDPVAMLLVIFLTDMALSSSKAVVASEIVMELVTQIGVAMIVGWGIAKIAVWLLNRIHLSEFGLIPVFVLASFVIATYGAEVLGGNILLASYIAGVVIGNGIKRGQLVNQHFFNSLSWLAQALMFIVLGLQIFPQSLATVFVSSLLPALLLMLVARPLAVQLCYLPFTKASWKKRLFISSIGLKGATPIVFALIPAAAGVPGSLDIVHMVFFIVLFSVFIQGGAIAPLANKLGLNNSDKD comes from the coding sequence ATGACGACTGAAATGATCATGATTGGTATGTCTGTTTTGATCTTAGTCGGAATATTGCTGCATCATCCCTCGCGAACCTTAGGTATACCGTCACTGCTGATCTTTATGGGTGTCGGGCTTATGTTGGGTAATGGCGAGTTTAACTTTGTCTATGATGATTTAGATAAGACTGCGTGGATAGGCGGCTTAGCGCTAAACATTATTGTGTTTGTTGGTGGCATCAATACCTCAACAGACAAGATAAAAGTGGCTTATAAAGAGGGCGGAATACTTGCTTCTTTTGGAGTGCTATTTACGACGCTGATTTTTGGCGTGATTTTATATTGGCTGTTGGATTTTAACTTTATTACCTGCCTACTGTTTGCTGCTATTGTTTCATCGACTGATGCCGCAGCCGTGTTTTCAATCCTTGAATCTAAAAAGCTTAAGCTAAAAGAGCAAACCGATACCGTATTGGAGTTTGAATCGGCAACTAACGATCCCGTTGCCATGCTACTGGTTATATTCTTAACGGATATGGCACTTTCAAGCAGTAAGGCTGTTGTTGCCTCTGAGATAGTTATGGAGCTAGTAACGCAAATCGGCGTCGCTATGATAGTGGGGTGGGGGATTGCTAAAATAGCCGTCTGGTTACTAAATCGTATTCATCTATCTGAATTTGGTCTCATTCCTGTATTTGTATTGGCAAGCTTTGTGATTGCGACCTATGGCGCAGAAGTGTTAGGCGGTAATATTTTATTGGCTTCATATATAGCGGGGGTGGTGATAGGTAACGGCATTAAGCGAGGTCAGCTTGTTAATCAGCACTTCTTTAATAGCTTATCTTGGTTAGCGCAGGCATTGATGTTTATCGTGCTGGGCTTACAAATATTCCCACAGTCATTAGCCACAGTGTTTGTAAGCTCATTATTACCGGCTCTACTATTGATGTTGGTGGCTAGGCCATTAGCTGTGCAGCTTTGTTACTTGCCTTTTACCAAGGCGAGTTGGAAGAAACGGTTGTTTATCTCCTCTATTGGTCTTAAGGGCGCGACACCTATTGTATTCGCATTGATCCCTGCGGCGGCGGGTGTGCCGGGATCTTTAGATATCGTGCATATGGTGTTCTTTATCGTATTGTTTTCAGTGTTTATTCAGGGGGGAGCTATAGCGCCGCTAGCGAATAAATTGGGTTTAAACAATAGCGACAAAGATTAG
- the pstB gene encoding phosphate ABC transporter ATP-binding protein PstB, producing the protein MNKLEVNNLNLFYGDNHALKDITLAIPARQVTALIGPSGCGKSTLLRTLNRMNDLVAGVKIDGDVMFEGSNIYRDVDVKQLRMRVGMVFQKPNPFPMSIYENVAFGLKAQGIKDKQVLDSAVEESLRSAALWDEVKDRLNTPAFGLSGGQQQRLCIARTIAMKPEVILMDEPTSALDPIATHKIEGLMDELRKQFTIVIVTHSMNQAKRISDKTAFFWMGELVEHGETTQIFNHPLDQRTQGYVSGEFG; encoded by the coding sequence ATGAATAAGCTAGAAGTGAACAACTTAAACCTGTTTTACGGCGACAACCATGCGCTAAAAGATATCACATTAGCAATCCCAGCTCGCCAAGTTACCGCCCTGATCGGCCCATCGGGTTGTGGTAAGTCAACGTTACTACGCACACTAAACCGCATGAACGATTTGGTGGCAGGAGTAAAGATTGATGGTGATGTCATGTTTGAAGGCAGTAATATCTACCGAGATGTTGATGTTAAACAACTAAGAATGCGAGTTGGTATGGTGTTTCAAAAGCCAAATCCCTTTCCGATGAGTATCTACGAAAATGTTGCTTTTGGTTTAAAAGCACAAGGCATTAAAGATAAGCAAGTGCTAGACAGTGCCGTTGAAGAATCACTACGCAGCGCAGCCTTATGGGATGAAGTCAAAGATAGATTAAATACGCCGGCATTTGGACTCTCCGGCGGCCAGCAACAACGCCTGTGTATCGCCCGAACTATCGCCATGAAGCCTGAAGTGATCTTAATGGATGAGCCCACCAGCGCACTCGACCCTATTGCGACTCACAAGATTGAAGGGCTAATGGATGAGTTACGTAAACAATTTACTATTGTGATAGTGACTCACTCTATGAACCAAGCAAAGCGGATCTCCGACAAAACTGCGTTTTTTTGGATGGGCGAGTTAGTAGAGCATGGTGAAACGACCCAGATATTTAACCATCCATTAGATCAACGTACTCAAGGTTACGTAAGCGGCGAATTTGGTTAA
- a CDS encoding 1,4-dihydroxy-2-naphthoyl-CoA synthase gives MTQQVSDIFDPELWDVVPGFNFEDVTYHRAKEQGTVRIAINRPDCLNSFRPKTVDELYTALNHARQWSDVGCVLLTGNGPSAKGQWSFSAGGDQRIRGKDGYKYEGAEEGTPDVARMGRLHILEVQRLIRFMPKVVIAVVPGWAVGGGHSLHVVCDLTLASKEHAVFKQTDPDVGSFDSGYGSAYLAKMIGQKRAREIFFLGFNYSAEEAFDMGMVNRAIPHQELETEALKWAKEINSKSPTAMRMLKYGFNLPDDGLVGQQLFAGEATRLAYGTEEAREGRDAFLEKRDQDFSSFPWHY, from the coding sequence ATGACACAACAAGTATCTGACATTTTTGATCCCGAATTATGGGATGTGGTTCCAGGGTTTAATTTCGAAGATGTTACCTATCACAGAGCCAAAGAGCAGGGCACTGTACGTATAGCGATTAATCGTCCAGATTGCTTAAACTCATTCCGTCCTAAAACAGTTGATGAACTCTATACCGCCCTCAATCACGCGCGTCAGTGGTCTGATGTAGGCTGTGTATTACTAACAGGAAACGGTCCTTCGGCTAAAGGCCAATGGTCTTTTAGTGCCGGTGGCGATCAGCGTATTCGCGGCAAAGATGGTTACAAATATGAAGGCGCCGAAGAGGGTACGCCTGATGTTGCACGTATGGGGCGTTTACATATCCTCGAAGTGCAGCGCTTAATTCGCTTTATGCCAAAGGTCGTTATCGCTGTCGTTCCAGGTTGGGCTGTTGGTGGTGGTCATAGTCTACATGTCGTATGTGATCTAACCCTTGCTTCAAAAGAACATGCCGTCTTTAAACAAACTGATCCCGATGTAGGCAGTTTCGATTCAGGCTACGGCAGCGCTTACTTGGCGAAGATGATAGGCCAGAAGCGTGCTCGTGAAATATTCTTCCTTGGGTTTAACTACTCGGCAGAAGAAGCCTTCGATATGGGTATGGTTAACCGTGCTATTCCTCATCAAGAGTTAGAGACAGAAGCATTAAAATGGGCCAAAGAGATCAACTCTAAGTCTCCAACGGCAATGCGTATGTTGAAGTACGGCTTTAACTTGCCTGACGATGGCTTGGTGGGACAGCAGCTATTTGCCGGTGAAGCGACACGCTTAGCTTACGGCACCGAAGAAGCTAGAGAGGGCCGTGATGCTTTCCTAGAGAAGCGCGATCAGGACTTCTCATCATTCCCTTGGCATTACTAA